From one Streptomyces sp. R41 genomic stretch:
- the gltX gene encoding glutamate--tRNA ligase, with protein MANANVRVRFCPSPTGNPHVGLVRTALFNWAYARHTGGTFVFRIEDTDAARDSEESYQQLLDSLRWLGFDWDEGPEVGGPHAPYRQSQRMDIYQDVARKLLDAGHAYHCYCSTEELDARRDAARAAGKPSGYDGHCRDLSAEQKAAYEAEGREPIVRFRMPDETITFTDLVRGEITYLPENVPDYGIVRANGAPLYTLVNPVDDALMEITHVLRGEDLLSSTPRQIALYKALIELGIAKQTPAFGHLPYVMGEGNKKLSKRDPQSSLNLYRERGFLPEGLLNYLSLLGWSLSADRDIFSTDEMVAAFDVADVNPNPARFDLKKAEAINADHIRMLDVKDFTERCAPWLRAPFAPWAPEDFDEVKWQAIAPHAQSRLKVLSEITDNVDFLFLPEPVFDEASWTKAMKEGSNALLSSAREKLIAADWTNPESLKEAVLAAGEAHGLKLGKAQAPVRVAVTGRTVGLPLFESLEILGKEKTLARIDAALAKLPA; from the coding sequence GTGGCTAACGCGAACGTCCGCGTACGTTTCTGTCCCTCCCCGACCGGCAACCCCCACGTGGGCCTGGTCCGCACGGCCCTGTTCAACTGGGCCTACGCCCGCCACACCGGCGGCACGTTCGTGTTCCGTATCGAGGACACCGACGCGGCCCGCGACTCCGAGGAGTCGTACCAGCAGCTCCTGGACTCGCTGCGCTGGCTGGGCTTCGACTGGGACGAGGGCCCCGAGGTCGGCGGCCCGCACGCGCCGTACCGCCAGTCGCAGCGCATGGACATCTACCAGGACGTCGCGCGAAAGCTCCTGGACGCCGGGCACGCCTACCACTGCTACTGCTCGACGGAGGAGCTCGACGCCCGCCGCGACGCGGCCCGCGCCGCCGGCAAGCCGTCCGGCTACGACGGTCACTGCCGCGACCTGAGCGCCGAGCAGAAGGCCGCCTACGAGGCCGAGGGCCGCGAGCCCATCGTCCGCTTCCGCATGCCCGACGAGACGATCACCTTCACGGACCTGGTCCGCGGCGAGATCACGTACCTCCCGGAGAACGTGCCGGACTACGGGATCGTACGGGCCAACGGAGCGCCCCTCTACACGCTCGTGAACCCGGTCGACGACGCCCTGATGGAGATCACTCACGTCCTGCGCGGCGAGGACCTGCTCTCCTCCACCCCGCGCCAGATCGCCCTCTACAAGGCGCTGATCGAGCTGGGCATCGCCAAGCAGACCCCGGCCTTCGGCCACCTCCCGTACGTGATGGGCGAGGGCAACAAGAAGCTCTCCAAGCGCGACCCGCAGTCCTCGCTCAACCTCTACAGGGAGCGCGGTTTCCTCCCCGAGGGCCTGCTCAATTACCTGTCGCTGCTCGGCTGGTCGCTCTCGGCGGACCGCGACATCTTCTCCACCGACGAGATGGTCGCCGCCTTCGACGTCGCGGACGTGAACCCGAACCCGGCCCGCTTCGACCTGAAGAAGGCCGAGGCGATCAACGCCGACCACATCCGCATGCTCGACGTGAAGGACTTCACGGAGCGCTGCGCCCCCTGGCTGCGGGCCCCGTTCGCCCCCTGGGCTCCGGAGGACTTCGACGAGGTCAAGTGGCAGGCGATCGCCCCGCACGCGCAGTCCCGTCTGAAGGTCCTCTCGGAGATCACGGACAACGTCGACTTCCTGTTCCTGCCGGAGCCGGTCTTCGACGAGGCGTCCTGGACCAAGGCCATGAAGGAGGGCTCGAACGCGCTGCTGAGCTCGGCGCGCGAGAAGCTCATCGCCGCGGACTGGACGAACCCCGAGTCCCTCAAGGAGGCCGTCCTGGCCGCCGGCGAGGCCCACGGCCTCAAACTCGGCAAGGCGCAGGCCCCGGTCCGCGTCGCCGTCACCGGCCGCACCGTCGGCCTGCCGCTCTTCGAGTCCCTGGAGATCCTGGGCAAGGAGAAGACGCTGGCCCGCATCGACGCGGCACTGGCGAAGCTGCCGGCGTAG